Proteins from a single region of Sediminitomix flava:
- a CDS encoding NFACT RNA binding domain-containing protein has protein sequence MFNNYYFLKCLAKEVKEVVLGMELVECFSQNKDELIIGLCKGHQEFWIRASLVPNLNLLTFPKSFNRSKKNNIDLFKELVGKSIVGVTEYKNERIFSIDFEEEHKLFFKMFGNRSNLLLSKDNEIISLFQNRHEDDWNLDLMNLNRSLDQSFEAFEEGGIKKTYPTLGREGLNYLKENGFESKSISEQWTALQNLIQEFEDGNFYISNWQNIDQLLLFKTGDIQFESKSALEVANEFYFHFSRKYFIERERQPVLKVLQAKLKRARSYIKKNQAKYDELHQNARHDQIADIIMANLHQIPARSKKVKLFDFYRDEEISIKLNDTLTPQKNAENYYRKSKNQKIEENILFDNVVKKEEEVEGIERHIERIEAFESVKEFKKYLKAQKLQNIQEKEMPLPYKRFEFEGYEILVGKNAANNDILTQRFARKNDLWLHARDVGGSHVVVKQIPGKTFPNHVIEKAASLAAYYSQRKTDTLCPVIYTPKKFVRKPKGFAPGQVVVDKEKVVMIEPSPF, from the coding sequence ATGTTTAATAATTATTATTTCCTAAAGTGTCTTGCAAAAGAGGTTAAGGAGGTTGTCTTAGGAATGGAGCTAGTAGAATGCTTTAGTCAGAATAAAGACGAACTGATCATTGGGCTTTGCAAAGGACATCAGGAGTTTTGGATTAGAGCGTCTTTAGTTCCAAACTTAAACCTATTGACTTTCCCAAAATCATTTAATAGATCTAAGAAAAATAATATTGATCTTTTCAAAGAGCTAGTGGGTAAATCCATTGTAGGAGTTACTGAGTATAAAAACGAACGAATTTTTAGTATTGATTTTGAGGAGGAGCATAAGCTCTTTTTTAAGATGTTTGGTAATCGTTCAAACTTGTTGTTGTCGAAAGACAATGAGATCATCTCCTTATTCCAAAATAGGCACGAAGATGATTGGAATCTAGATCTTATGAATCTGAATAGATCATTAGATCAGAGTTTTGAAGCTTTCGAAGAAGGAGGAATTAAAAAAACATATCCGACTTTAGGGCGAGAAGGTTTGAACTATTTGAAAGAAAATGGTTTTGAATCAAAAAGTATCTCTGAACAATGGACTGCACTACAAAATCTGATTCAAGAATTTGAAGATGGGAATTTCTATATCTCCAACTGGCAAAATATTGATCAACTGTTACTTTTTAAAACGGGAGATATTCAATTTGAGAGTAAAAGTGCTTTAGAAGTAGCCAACGAATTTTACTTCCATTTTTCTAGAAAGTACTTTATTGAAAGAGAACGACAGCCAGTTTTAAAGGTTTTACAAGCTAAACTGAAAAGAGCTAGGAGTTATATCAAAAAGAATCAAGCAAAGTATGATGAATTGCATCAGAATGCTAGACATGATCAAATTGCTGATATTATTATGGCTAATCTTCATCAGATACCTGCGAGAAGTAAAAAGGTGAAGCTTTTTGATTTTTATAGAGATGAAGAAATAAGTATTAAGCTAAATGATACATTAACTCCTCAGAAGAATGCAGAAAACTATTACAGAAAGTCTAAAAATCAGAAAATAGAGGAGAATATCCTTTTCGATAATGTCGTTAAGAAGGAAGAAGAAGTAGAGGGAATTGAAAGGCATATTGAGCGAATTGAAGCCTTTGAATCAGTAAAAGAATTCAAAAAGTATTTAAAGGCTCAAAAGTTGCAAAATATTCAAGAGAAAGAAATGCCTCTTCCTTATAAAAGATTTGAATTTGAAGGGTATGAGATTCTCGTGGGAAAAAATGCGGCAAACAATGATATTCTTACACAGCGTTTTGCTCGTAAGAATGACTTATGGTTGCATGCTAGGGATGTAGGAGGTTCACACGTAGTGGTGAAACAAATTCCTGGTAAAACATTCCCTAATCATGTGATCGAGAAAGCAGCATCTTTGGCAGCTTATTATTCGCAACGCAAAACAGATACGCTTTGTCCCGTCATTTACACGCCCAAAAAATTTGTACGTAAGCCCAAAGGATTTGCACCTGGGCAAGTGGTAGTTGATAAAGAAAAAGTGGTGATGATAGAACCATCACCATTTTAA
- a CDS encoding threonine aldolase family protein: MKSFASDNYAGVSPEVMEAMVMANVGHAPAYGNDELTQLAKDKIKALFKTDPRVFFVMNGTGANVTALKTFCRSHETVVCADVAHINTDECGAPEHHLGGKLTYIKTEDGKITPEQIKPLLSIKGVQHRVQPKVVSITQPTEFGVLYSTEEIQSLSAFCKENELILHVDGARIANAVVALDTPVHEMLKGVDIISFGGTKNGMMMGESVVFQNKELADYYPFIRKQSMQLLSKMRYISAQFDAYLTNDLWKKNATHANKMAQHLAEGLKEFDQIKITHSVDVNGIFAELPTDLIPVLQEKYPFYIFDESRNLARLMCSFDTTTEDIQGFLELIHQHYAN, from the coding sequence ATGAAAAGTTTTGCAAGCGACAATTATGCAGGAGTTTCTCCAGAAGTGATGGAGGCTATGGTGATGGCTAATGTAGGACATGCTCCCGCGTATGGAAATGATGAATTGACGCAACTTGCCAAAGATAAAATCAAAGCGCTCTTCAAGACAGACCCAAGGGTCTTTTTTGTAATGAATGGTACAGGAGCGAATGTTACTGCATTAAAAACTTTCTGTCGTTCACATGAAACTGTTGTTTGTGCAGATGTTGCACATATAAATACGGATGAATGTGGTGCTCCAGAACATCATTTGGGAGGCAAACTAACATATATCAAAACTGAAGATGGAAAAATTACACCAGAGCAAATTAAACCGCTTCTTTCTATCAAAGGTGTCCAACACAGGGTTCAGCCGAAAGTGGTTTCAATCACTCAACCTACAGAGTTTGGTGTTTTATATTCAACAGAAGAGATTCAGAGCCTTTCAGCCTTCTGTAAAGAAAATGAATTGATATTGCATGTAGATGGAGCTAGAATAGCAAACGCAGTTGTTGCTCTAGATACTCCAGTTCATGAAATGCTTAAAGGAGTAGATATCATTTCTTTTGGAGGGACAAAAAATGGTATGATGATGGGTGAATCTGTGGTTTTTCAAAATAAAGAACTAGCAGACTATTATCCTTTCATTAGAAAGCAAAGTATGCAATTGCTCTCAAAGATGAGATATATAAGTGCTCAATTTGATGCTTATCTTACAAATGATCTTTGGAAAAAAAATGCAACTCATGCTAATAAAATGGCTCAGCATTTGGCTGAAGGTTTAAAGGAGTTTGATCAGATAAAAATTACTCATTCAGTAGATGTAAATGGTATTTTTGCTGAATTACCAACAGATTTAATTCCTGTTTTACAAGAGAAATATCCATTCTATATTTTTGATGAATCTAGAAATCTTGCTCGTTTGATGTGTTCATTCGATACAACAACTGAAGATATACAAGGTTTCCTAGAGCTGATTCATCAGCATTATGCCAATTAG
- a CDS encoding GNAT family N-acyltransferase, with translation MEIIRTQDVAEGIGFPTPLARLTMNMLKLDQFNKLYSQLHEYHGIELLEKALDELNISLSIDEEELKFIPKDGAFITISNHPFGLLDGVLLLVLISKIRPDFKVTANYLLSKMDPFKESFISVNPFGTGKKMKGSRIVMDRLSKGHPVGIFPAGEVSTYYKEFKQITDKAWSKSAIRMIKNSNVPVIPIYFEGNNSLSFHLLGQIHPVLRTARIPSEFLKKKNSKIRVRIGSPISPKEQDTIENINDFGRYLRARTYILGTALSKNRAAKVRDTFQQLKKKPQPIIAPVDHYLLEDEIEEIRDTYRIHEHQDTEIYIAPYHKIPHLLTEIGRLREESFRAVGEGTNKSMDLDEFDRYYQHLFLWNKTDKKIMGAYRIGLGDKIMTKYGVDGFYLSTLFHLDPPMKETLEKSLELGRSFVAKDYQRKPLSLFLLWKGILLYLQHNPQYKHLIGPVSISNNYSQVSKSFLISFIRKHYFDPIISQWVRPRKAFAVNFKKTDSDILTAYVHNLNSLDKLIENTEPQRYRVPILLKQYLKQNARIAGFNIDPNFNNSLDGLLFLNVNEIPEKTIQNVKKEVSK, from the coding sequence ATGGAAATTATCAGAACACAGGATGTAGCGGAAGGAATAGGTTTTCCAACACCACTAGCACGTTTAACAATGAACATGCTAAAGCTTGATCAATTCAACAAGCTTTATTCACAATTACATGAGTATCATGGTATAGAACTTCTTGAAAAAGCCTTAGATGAATTAAACATTTCTCTAAGTATTGATGAAGAAGAATTAAAATTCATACCCAAAGACGGTGCCTTCATCACAATTTCAAATCATCCTTTCGGCTTACTAGACGGTGTATTACTTTTAGTACTAATCTCTAAAATTCGCCCCGACTTTAAAGTGACAGCCAATTATCTGTTGAGCAAAATGGATCCATTCAAAGAGTCATTTATTTCAGTAAATCCTTTTGGTACTGGAAAAAAAATGAAAGGTAGTCGAATTGTGATGGACAGACTAAGTAAAGGGCATCCTGTAGGTATATTCCCTGCTGGCGAAGTTTCTACATATTACAAAGAATTCAAACAGATTACAGATAAAGCCTGGAGCAAGAGTGCTATTCGAATGATCAAGAATTCGAACGTTCCTGTTATTCCAATATATTTTGAAGGTAACAATAGTTTATCCTTCCATCTTCTAGGGCAAATTCACCCTGTTTTAAGAACAGCTAGAATCCCATCAGAATTTTTAAAGAAGAAGAATTCAAAAATTAGAGTACGAATAGGCTCTCCAATCAGCCCTAAAGAGCAAGATACAATTGAAAACATCAATGACTTTGGGAGATACTTAAGAGCTCGTACCTATATCTTAGGAACTGCTCTTTCAAAGAATAGGGCAGCAAAAGTGCGTGATACCTTCCAACAGCTTAAAAAGAAACCTCAACCAATTATTGCTCCAGTAGATCATTATCTTTTGGAAGATGAGATTGAAGAAATAAGAGACACTTATAGAATTCATGAACATCAAGACACTGAAATCTACATAGCCCCTTATCACAAAATCCCTCACCTTCTCACAGAAATTGGTCGACTTCGAGAAGAGTCCTTCAGAGCTGTAGGAGAAGGAACTAATAAGAGTATGGATTTGGATGAATTTGACCGTTATTACCAACACCTTTTCTTATGGAATAAAACCGACAAAAAGATCATGGGTGCTTACCGAATTGGTCTTGGAGATAAAATAATGACCAAATACGGTGTAGATGGCTTTTATTTGAGCACTTTATTTCATCTTGACCCTCCAATGAAAGAGACTTTAGAGAAATCATTGGAACTAGGACGTTCTTTTGTGGCAAAGGACTACCAACGAAAACCTCTCTCTTTATTCCTACTTTGGAAAGGCATTCTGCTTTACTTACAGCACAACCCTCAGTACAAACATTTAATTGGCCCTGTAAGTATTAGTAATAATTACTCTCAAGTTTCTAAAAGCTTCCTGATCTCATTCATCAGAAAACATTACTTTGACCCAATCATTTCACAATGGGTACGACCTAGAAAAGCATTTGCTGTAAATTTCAAAAAAACAGACTCAGATATACTTACAGCTTACGTTCATAATCTAAATTCTTTAGATAAATTGATAGAGAATACAGAACCGCAACGTTACCGAGTTCCGATTCTACTAAAGCAATACCTGAAACAAAATGCTAGAATTGCAGGATTCAATATCGATCCGAATTTTAATAATTCTTTAGATGGGCTTCTGTTCTTGAATGTGAATGAAATTCCTGAAAAGACAATCCAAAACGTGAAAAAAGAAGTTTCAAAGTAA
- a CDS encoding phosphatidylserine decarboxylase: MESSVTYIEREEGIEITELIPGAKTIAFLYQKPLGKLTLSFLLKRKFVSALVGRVMNTSFSKKYIKGFVEKHGIDLAEFEPKEYTSFNDFFYRKLKPNTRKISDGIVSPADGKILVFPNMENVKEFFVKGSSFGVDTFLNNQELVQKYQNGSMAIIRLAPADYHRFHFPASGQVSETHLIKGDYFSVSPLALDKSLEIFCQNKRTYSILKTAEAGDILISEVGATLVGSIIQTYAANSEVEKGDEKGYFTFGGSTLVLFFEKGKIMFDQDLVANTSNGYETTVKMGEKIACLS; encoded by the coding sequence ATGGAGTCTTCTGTTACATATATAGAAAGAGAAGAAGGGATTGAAATTACCGAGTTAATCCCTGGAGCTAAAACTATTGCTTTTTTATATCAGAAACCCTTAGGTAAACTTACACTTAGTTTCTTGTTAAAGCGAAAGTTTGTATCAGCTCTTGTCGGAAGGGTAATGAATACATCTTTCTCTAAGAAATATATTAAGGGCTTTGTTGAGAAACACGGAATTGATCTTGCCGAATTTGAACCTAAAGAATACACTTCTTTCAATGATTTTTTCTACAGAAAATTAAAACCTAATACGCGTAAAATCAGTGATGGAATTGTATCTCCTGCAGACGGAAAAATTTTGGTTTTCCCAAATATGGAGAATGTTAAAGAGTTCTTTGTAAAAGGAAGTTCTTTCGGTGTCGATACTTTTCTTAATAATCAAGAGTTGGTTCAGAAGTATCAGAATGGTAGCATGGCAATTATTCGATTGGCTCCAGCTGATTATCACCGTTTCCACTTTCCTGCTAGTGGACAAGTAAGTGAGACGCACTTGATCAAAGGAGACTACTTTTCTGTTTCGCCTTTGGCACTTGATAAATCACTCGAAATTTTCTGTCAGAATAAAAGAACATATAGCATCTTAAAAACGGCTGAAGCTGGAGATATTTTAATTAGTGAAGTAGGTGCAACATTGGTAGGAAGTATTATTCAGACTTATGCAGCTAATTCTGAAGTAGAAAAAGGAGATGAGAAAGGTTATTTCACTTTTGGAGGTTCTACACTTGTGTTGTTCTTTGAAAAAGGAAAAATAATGTTCGATCAAGATTTGGTTGCGAACACTTCAAACGGATATGAAACAACAGTGAAAATGGGTGAGAAAATCGCTTGTTTGAGCTAA
- a CDS encoding glycosyltransferase family 2 protein translates to MKVSIIIPFFNAEKTLEKAVKSILNQSVSCDLELILVNNNSTDQSRELAEELANQSKQIQLLDEHQQGVVFAFNKGLSVAKGEYIARMDADDEALPSRLSSQIKLLDKNSSIDAVTGKVIYEGTEINSDGFEHFVNWANQLQNHDDIWRNRFVELPVINPSLMARRTVFEQYGSYRDGDFPEDYDLILRWLSNGVVFGKVEDDVLVWKDSKGRLTRTDERYEVDAFYKLKTKYLADWLKWNSDFYPKVWIWGAGKRSRQRAEFLLSHGIEIEGYIDIKKDKLGSECLFYKDLQKENFKGFILSYVSNRGMGEEVRKFLLSRGFSEEEDFLLMS, encoded by the coding sequence TTGAAAGTTTCTATTATCATTCCTTTTTTCAATGCTGAAAAGACTTTGGAAAAAGCAGTGAAAAGTATATTAAATCAGTCTGTTTCTTGTGATTTAGAGCTAATCTTAGTTAACAATAACTCAACAGATCAGAGCCGAGAACTCGCTGAAGAATTGGCAAACCAGTCAAAACAAATACAACTCCTAGATGAACATCAACAAGGGGTTGTATTTGCTTTTAATAAGGGATTGTCAGTTGCCAAGGGAGAGTATATCGCTCGTATGGATGCTGACGATGAAGCATTACCTTCACGTTTATCTTCCCAAATAAAATTATTAGATAAAAATAGCTCAATTGATGCTGTAACAGGTAAGGTTATTTATGAAGGCACAGAAATCAACTCTGATGGTTTTGAGCATTTTGTAAACTGGGCAAATCAATTACAAAACCATGATGATATCTGGCGAAATCGATTCGTAGAATTGCCTGTCATTAACCCTAGTTTGATGGCTCGAAGAACTGTTTTTGAGCAATATGGAAGTTATAGAGATGGCGATTTTCCTGAAGATTATGATTTGATTTTGAGATGGCTTTCAAATGGAGTCGTATTTGGAAAGGTTGAGGATGATGTATTGGTTTGGAAAGATTCAAAAGGAAGACTTACGCGTACGGACGAACGCTATGAAGTTGATGCTTTCTATAAATTAAAAACCAAATATTTAGCGGATTGGCTAAAATGGAATTCAGATTTTTATCCTAAAGTTTGGATATGGGGTGCTGGAAAACGTTCGAGACAAAGAGCCGAGTTTTTACTAAGTCATGGGATTGAAATAGAAGGCTATATTGACATAAAAAAAGACAAATTAGGTTCAGAATGTCTTTTCTATAAAGATTTACAAAAAGAGAACTTCAAGGGCTTTATTCTTTCTTATGTCTCAAATAGAGGGATGGGAGAAGAGGTTCGAAAGTTTCTTTTAAGTAGAGGATTTAGTGAAGAAGAAGACTTTTTGCTAATGTCTTAA
- a CDS encoding TetR/AcrR family transcriptional regulator: MAKSIDESKIERIKEATIEMVVDKGYGGASVSAIAKKAGVADGYLYRHYPSKQALVQDLYISYIKDFKSNILEQSENNDDFEDVLFAIIMNIFRLANEAPSRAKFLNMLMNDYTFLMSEDFLRSIPESLEKLCEVGKAKGCVSEDITTEEFVAVFPAIPIELASLRVKGIFSSEPLSEKDAKRAAKLCIKALK, translated from the coding sequence ATGGCGAAAAGCATTGATGAATCGAAAATCGAAAGGATAAAAGAAGCTACTATCGAAATGGTAGTAGATAAAGGATACGGAGGCGCATCTGTCTCAGCAATAGCTAAAAAGGCGGGTGTAGCAGACGGCTATCTTTATCGTCATTACCCAAGTAAACAAGCGCTGGTTCAAGACTTATACATCTCCTATATTAAGGATTTTAAATCAAATATCCTTGAGCAGTCCGAAAATAATGATGACTTCGAGGATGTGCTATTCGCAATTATTATGAATATATTCCGTCTAGCAAACGAAGCTCCTTCAAGAGCAAAGTTTCTGAATATGCTCATGAATGATTATACTTTCTTAATGTCGGAAGATTTTCTAAGAAGTATTCCTGAATCTTTAGAAAAACTATGTGAAGTAGGGAAAGCAAAAGGATGTGTAAGCGAAGATATTACTACTGAAGAATTTGTTGCAGTTTTTCCAGCTATTCCAATTGAATTAGCATCTTTACGTGTAAAAGGTATTTTTTCATCAGAACCATTGAGTGAAAAAGATGCAAAAAGAGCCGCTAAACTGTGTATCAAAGCACTTAAATAA